One genomic segment of Impatiens glandulifera chromosome 6, dImpGla2.1, whole genome shotgun sequence includes these proteins:
- the LOC124941837 gene encoding rac-like GTP-binding protein ARAC7 isoform X1, whose translation MNVSKFIKCVTVGDGAVGKTCMLICYTSNKFPTDYIPTVFDNFSANVSVDGSIVNLGLWDTAGQEDYSRLRPLSYRGADVFVLAFSLLSRASYENVLKKWMPELRRFAPNVPIVLVGTKLDLRDNNRGYMGGEYSDYNIVTTSQGEELRKQIGAAAYIECSSKTQQNVKAVFDTAIKVVLRPPSQSRRKDVSKKKSSRHRRSSCSLVSGIMCGGCTG comes from the exons ATGAATGTTTCAAAGTTCATCAAATGTGTTACAGTTGGAGATGGAGCTGTCGGAAAAACCTGCATGCTTATCTGTTACACCAGTAACAAATTCCCCACT GACTATATCCCAACTGTATTCGATAACTTCAGTGCAAATGTGTCTGTTGATGGAAGTATTGTGAATTTGGGTTTGTGGGATACAGCGG GTCAGGAAGATTACAGTAGGTTAAGGCCATTAAGTTATAGAGGTGCAGATGTGTTTGTTCTTGCTTTTTCATTATTAAGCAGGGCTAGCTATGAAAATGTACTAAAAAAG TGGATGCCGGAGCTCCGTCGGTTTGCACCCAATGTTCCGATTGTTCTTGTTGGAACAAAGTTAG ATCTTCGCGATAACAACCGAGGTTACATGGGCGGTGAATACTCGGATTACAATATCGTAACAACTTCCCAA ggtgAGGAGTTAAGGAAACAGATTGGTGCAGCAGCTTATATAGAATGCAGTTCTAAGACACAACAG AATGTGAAAGCGGTTTTCGATACTGCGATTAAGGTTGTGCTTCGACCTCCTAGTCAGTCGAGGAGGAAAGATGTTTCGAAGAAGAAAAGCAGTCGCCATAGAAGAAGCAGTTGCTCTCTTGT AAGTGGCATAATGTGTGGAGGCTGTACTGGATAA
- the LOC124941385 gene encoding cyclin-dependent kinase F-1, with product MSSPPSKSWSIHTRREITSKYEILERVGSGAYSDVYRGRRRSDQQIIALKEVHDYQSAFREIEALQTLQNCPNVVILHEYFWREDEDAVLVLEFLPTDFSSLIIEAKRELPDGIPAGEIKRWIIQILSGVDACHRNSIVHRDLKPSNLLVSADGVLKLADFGQARILLGPSFISIEENLQPFEQPLEFNQQSENDHPTNLGKDFLTEPDKDTYDGNTSCLATCTTSEMEEDPFNGSYSYESMEGGGGGGDDRSGPLTSCVGTRWYRAPELLYGSTNYGPEIDLWSLGCIFAELFSLKPLFPGSSDIDQLGRIFNVLGNLNEEVWPGCKKLPDYKIISFSKVENPIGLKDSIPNRSLDEINLVKKLLCFHPAGRATAMELLIDKYLNEEPLPVPVSELRVPSTRTAVEDDDDSAGEWRDYREVDSDSDFEDFNTNITNTETGFSIRFS from the exons ATGTCTTCACCGCCGTCCAAGAGTTGGAGTATTCACACTCGTCGCGAAATCACCTCAAAGTACGAAATCCTCGAACGCGTTGGCTCAGGTGCCTATTCCGATGTTTACCGTGGTCGCCGCCGTTCCGATCAACAAATTATCGCTCTAAAGGAGGTTCACGATTATCAGTCAGCATTTCGCGAAATAGAAGCCCTTCAAACGCTACAGAATTGCCCAAACGTCGTGATTCTGCACGAGTATTTTTGGCGGGAGGACGAGGATGCGGTGCTCGTTCTTGAATTCCTCCCTACAGACTTCTCTTCGTTGATTATTGAAGCCAAGAGAGAGCTTCCAGATGGGATCCCTGCCGGTGAAATCAAACGGTGGATTATTCAGATTCTGTCCGGTGTTGATGCTTGTCACCGGAATTCCATTGTCCATCGAGATCTAAAGCCGTCGAATTTGTTGGTATCAGCTGATGGCGTACTCAAGCTGGCAGATTTCGGTCAG GCAAGAATACTCTTGGGGCCGAGTTTTATCAGCATTGAAGAAAACCTGCAGCCATTTGAACAACCTCTTGAATTTAATCAACAGTCAGAGAATGATCATCCAACAAACTTAGGTAAAGATTTCCTTACAGAACCCGATAAAGACACATACGATGGCAACACATCTTGCCTTGCTACATGTACAACTAGTGAAATGGAAGAAGATCCTTTTAATGGTTCATACTCTTACGAATCAAtggaaggaggaggaggaggaggagacgATAGATCAGGTCCATTAACATCCTGCGTTGGAACCCGTTGGTATAGAGCTCCAGAGCTTTTATATGGTTCAACAAATTATGGACCTGAAATCGATTTATGGTCATTAGGTTGCATTTTCGCTGAGCTTTTCAGTTTGAAACCGTTATTTCCAGGAAGTTCTGATATTGACcaacttgggagaattttcaATGTTTTGGGAAACTTGAATGAAGAAGTATGGCCAGGATGTAAGAAACTACCTGATTACAAAATAATCTCGTTTAGTAAAGTGGAGAATCCGATTGGGCTGAAAGATAGTATTCCAAATCGAAGTTTGGATGAGATCAATCTTGTGAAAAAGCTTCTTTGTTTCCATCCGGCTGGTAGAGCTACTGCGATGGAGCTTCTTATTGATAAGTATCTAAATGAAGAGCCTCTGCCTGTTCCGGTTTCTGAGCTGAGAGTGCCTTCCACGAGAACTGCggttgaagatgatgatgattctGCGGGTGAGTGGCGGGATTACAGAGAAGTGGATTCTGATTCTGATTTTGAAGACTTCAATACAAATATAACTAATACGGAAACTGGATTTTCTATTCGATTCTCGTAA
- the LOC124941837 gene encoding rac-like GTP-binding protein ARAC7 isoform X2, which yields MNVSKFIKCVTVGDGAVGKTCMLICYTSNKFPTDYIPTVFDNFSANVSVDGSIVNLGLWDTAGQEDYSRLRPLSYRGADVFVLAFSLLSRASYENVLKKWMPELRRFAPNVPIVLVGTKLDLRDNNRGYMGGEYSDYNIVTTSQGEELRKQIGAAAYIECSSKTQQNVKAVFDTAIKVVLRPPSQSRRKDVSKKKSSRHRRSSCSLVGIMCGGCTG from the exons ATGAATGTTTCAAAGTTCATCAAATGTGTTACAGTTGGAGATGGAGCTGTCGGAAAAACCTGCATGCTTATCTGTTACACCAGTAACAAATTCCCCACT GACTATATCCCAACTGTATTCGATAACTTCAGTGCAAATGTGTCTGTTGATGGAAGTATTGTGAATTTGGGTTTGTGGGATACAGCGG GTCAGGAAGATTACAGTAGGTTAAGGCCATTAAGTTATAGAGGTGCAGATGTGTTTGTTCTTGCTTTTTCATTATTAAGCAGGGCTAGCTATGAAAATGTACTAAAAAAG TGGATGCCGGAGCTCCGTCGGTTTGCACCCAATGTTCCGATTGTTCTTGTTGGAACAAAGTTAG ATCTTCGCGATAACAACCGAGGTTACATGGGCGGTGAATACTCGGATTACAATATCGTAACAACTTCCCAA ggtgAGGAGTTAAGGAAACAGATTGGTGCAGCAGCTTATATAGAATGCAGTTCTAAGACACAACAG AATGTGAAAGCGGTTTTCGATACTGCGATTAAGGTTGTGCTTCGACCTCCTAGTCAGTCGAGGAGGAAAGATGTTTCGAAGAAGAAAAGCAGTCGCCATAGAAGAAGCAGTTGCTCTCTTGT TGGCATAATGTGTGGAGGCTGTACTGGATAA